One genomic segment of Belonocnema kinseyi isolate 2016_QV_RU_SX_M_011 chromosome 2, B_treatae_v1, whole genome shotgun sequence includes these proteins:
- the LOC117183073 gene encoding putative RNA-binding protein Luc7-like 2: MDRDSVKRVHSTDRHSKRSRSHDPEKYSVVKLYRKRRRTERSSLSRQRSRSREARKYWGDEIGGERSPRGSSRHGRHRPTKIYQKSREHRSRKSRYDKHGGERHTRGAPRHSRHRSRRPLRERPRRYSTSSS, encoded by the coding sequence ATGGATCGCGATTCGGTTAAACGTGTCCATTCCACAGACCGTCACTCGAAGAGGTCTCGCAGCCACGATCCAGAAAAATATTCAGTTGTGAAGCTTTATAGGAAAAGAAGGCGAACTGAACGCTCCTCGCTTAGCAGACAGCGATCGAGATCCCGTGAAGCACGGAAATATTGGGGCGACGAGATTGGCGGAGAACGTAGTCCGAGAGGCTCGTCACGTCATGGTCGCCACCGTCCCACTAAGATATACCAAAAATCGAGGGAACATCGCTCGAGAAAATCTAGATACGACAAGCATGGCGGTGAGCGACACACGAGAGGTGCGCCACGTCATAGTCGTCATCGTTCCCGTAGACCTCTAAGGGAGCGGCCACGCCGCTATTCAACGTCCTCGTCTTAA